GCCGCGCCGGCGCTCGACAAGAAGCTCAAGCACGACGTCGACGTCGTGGTCGACCGCATCGTCGTGAAGCCCGACCTCGGCAACCGCATCGCCGATTCGCTGGAGACCGCGCTGGAGCTGGCCGAGGGCCTCGCCGTCGCCGAGAACGCCGACACGGGCGAGCGCACGGTGTTCTCCGCAAAATTCGCCTGCCCGGTCTCCGGCTTCACGATCGAGGAGATCGAGCCGCGGCTGTTCTCGTTCAACGCGCCGCAGGGCGCCTGCCCGGCCTGCGACGGACTGGGCGTGAAGATGTTCTTCGATCCCGACCTCGTCGTGCCGGACGACCGGCTGTCGCTGTCGGAGGGCGCGGTCGCGCCATGGGCGGATTCGTCGTCGCAGTACTACGCGCAGACGCTGGAGAGCCTCGCCAAGCACTACAAGTTCAAGATGACGACGGCGTGGCGCGAGCTGCCGGCCAAGGCGCGGCAGGCGATCCTGCACGGCAGCGGCGCCGAGGCCGTGGTCATGCGCTACGACGACGGCATCCGCCAGTACCAGACGACCAAGCCGTTCGAGGGCGTGATCCCGAACATGAGCCGCCGCTGGAAGGAGACCGACTCGTCGTGGGTGCGCGAGGAGCTGCAGCGCTTCCAGAACGAGCAGCCCTGCGAGACCTGCGGCGGCGACCGTCTGCGACCGGAGGCGCTGGCGGTCAAGATCGGCGGCCTCAACGTCAGCCAGGTGACCCGCTTCGGCATCGGCGACGCGGTCGAATGGTTCGCCGGCCTGCCGGAGAAGCTGACCTCGAAGCAGCGCGAGATCGCCGCCCGCATCCTCAAGGAGATCAACGAGCGGCTCGGCTTCCTCAACAACGTCGGCCTGTCCTATCTCAACCTCAACCGCGCCTCCGGCACGCTGTCGGGCGGCGAGAGCCAGCGCATCCGGCTGGCGTCGCAGATCGGCTCCGGCCTGACCGGCGTGCTCTACGTGCTGGACGAGCCGTCCATCGGCCTGCACCAGCGCGACAACGACCGGCTGCTGAAGACGCTGACGCGGCTGCGCGATCTCGGCAACACGGTGATCGTGGTCGAGCACGACGAGGACGCGATCCGCGCCGCCGACCATCTCGTCGATATGGGACCGGCCGCCGGCGCCCATGGCGGCCGCATCGTCGCCGAGGGCACGCCCGCCGAGGTCATGCGCAACCCCGAGAGCCTGACCGGCCAGTACCTGTCGGGGTTCCGCCAGATCGAGGTGCCGCGCCAGCGCCGCCGGGGCGATCCCAAGCGCACGCTGACGATCCGGGGCGCGTCCGCCAACAACCTCCAGGGCGTCACGGCGCGTTTCCCGCTGGGTACCTTCATCTGCGTCACCGGCGTGTCGGGCAGCGGCAAGTCCACCCTGATCGTCGAGACGCTGTACAAGGCGCTGGCCAAGCGGCTGAACGGCGCGCGCGAGACGGCGGCGGCGCACGAGCGCCTCGACGGCGTCGAGCACCTCGACAAGGTGATCGACATCGACCAGTCGCCGATCGGACGGACGCCGCGCAGCAACCCCGCGACCTACACCGGCGCCTTCGGGCCGATCCGCGACTGGTTCGCGCAGCTGCCGGAGTCGACGGCGCGCGGCTACAAGCCGGGGCGCTTCTCGTTCAACGTCAAGGGCGGCCGCTGCGAGGCGTGCCAGGGCGACGGCATCATCAAGATCGAGATGCACTTCCTGCCCGACGTCTACGTCCAGTGCGACGTCTGCAAGGGCCGCCGCTACAACCGCGAGACGCTCGAGGTGCTGTTCAAGGGCAAGTCGGTCGCCGAGGTCCTCGAGATGACGGTCGACGAGGGCTGCGAGTTCTTCAAGGCCGTTCCGGTGATCCGCGACAAGCTGCTGACGCTGCAGCAGGTCGGCCTCGGCTACATCCATATCGGCCAGCAGGCGACGACGCTGTCGGGCGGCGAGGCGCAGCGCGTGAAGCTGTCGAAGGAGCTGTCGCGCCGCGCCACCGGCCGCACCCTCTACATCCTCGACGAGCCGACCACCGGCCTGCATTTCGACGACGTGCGCAAGCTGCTGGAGGTGCTGCACCGTCTGGTCGAGACCGGCAACACCGTGCTGGTGATCGAGCACAACCTCGAGGTCATCAAGACCGCCGACTGGATCGTCGACCTCGGCCCCGACGGCGGCGCCGGCGGCGGTCGTGTCGTGGCCGAGGGCACGCCGGAGGACGTCGCCGGGGTCGCCGAGAGTTTCACCGGCCAGTACCTTGCGCCGCATCTGCGCCGGACCGCGCCGCCCGCGTCGACGCCGGCCCGCAAGCGCGCGTGACGACCGGGCGGCGTCCATGGCCCTCCGCATCGGCGACCTCGATCCGACCCACGCCGGCGCCGCGCACGCGTTGACGACGGCGGTCGGCTGGACGCACCGGCTCGAGGACTGGGTGTCCGCGCTCGCGGTCGGCCGTGGGCTGGGCGCGTTCGACGACGACGGTACGCCCCGGGGCGCGCTGATGTGGTTCCCGTACGGCTCCGCCTTCGCGACGATCGGCATGGTGGCGGTCGATCCCGCGGTCCATCGCGGCGGCGTCGGCCGCGCGCTGATGGACCGGGCGGTCGCCGACGCCGGCGGCCGGTCGCTGATCCTGGTGTCGACCGCCGCCGGCCGCCGGCTCTACGAGTCGCTGGGTTTCCGCGTCATCGGCGCCAACGCCGCGCATGTCGGCGTCGCCGCGGCGACCGCGCCGGCCGATGGCGTCGAGGCCGGCGGCGCCCACGACACTCCCGCGTTGGTCGCCCTCGACGCCGCCGCGCAGGGCTATCCGCGCGAGGCGCTGGTGTCGGCGCTGGCGCGGGACGGCGAGATCGCGGTGGTGCGCGAGGACGGCGTCCCCATCGCCTTCGCGATCTGCCGCCTGTTCGGCAAGGGTCGCCAGGTCGGCCCGGTGATCGCCCGCGACGAGGGCCAGGCGCGCCTTCTGATCGCGTGGTTTCTGGCGCGCCATGCCGGCCGGACGCTGCGGATCGACGTGCCCGCCGACCATCCCGCGCTGGCGGCATGGCTCGTCGGACTCGGATTCCCGCGCGGCGGCGAATCGCCGTTCATGGTGCGCGGCGACGCGCCGTCGCCGACGGGTCCGGCCCGCCGCTACGCGCTGGTCAGCCAGGCGATGTGCTGAGCCGTCGGTTCGATCCGCTGTCGATTCCCTCCGGCGTCGCGCGTCTCTAGGATGACCACCACCGAGGGAGACCGGACATGGCGAAGTTCATGCTGCTGCTGCGCGACGATCCCAAGGCCTTCACCGCGCTGTCGCCGGCCGAGATGCAGGCGATCATCGGAAAATACCGCGCCTGGGCGCAGGGGCTGCGCGAGCGCGGCCAGCTCGCCGGTAGCGACAAACTGCGCGACGACCCCGGCAAGGTGCTGCGCCACGCCGGCACGCGGGTCGCGGTCAAGGACGGCCCCTACGCCGAGAGCAAGGAGCTGATCGGCGGGTACTTCGTCGTCGAGGCCGCCGACTACGCCGCCGCGGTCGAGATCGCGCGGGAGTGCCCGCATATCCGGCCCGGCGCGACGGGCACGATCGAGGTCCGGCAGATCCAGGAGATGTGAGCGTGGCGGGACCGGCGCCGGAGGCCATCGGCGCGCTGGTCGACCGCCTGTTCCGCCGTGAATCCGCCCGCATCGTCGCGACGCTGGCCCGGGCCCTGGGTCCCCGCCATCTCGACGTCGCGGAGGACGTCACGCAGCAGGCGCTCCTGCAAGCGCTGCGGACATGGCCGTTCCGCGGCGCGCCCGACGACCCGGCGGCGTGGCTCTACACGGTGGCGCGGCGCCTGGCGGTCGACGCGGCGCGGCGCGACGCGATCCTCCGGCGCCACGCGGACTCCATCGAGCGGGAGCTGTCGGCGCGCGCGCCGGCGGCGCCGGAGGCGCGATTCGCGGATGAACTCGCCGACGACGAGCTGCGCCTGCTTTTCATGTGCGCCCATCCGGCGCTGTCGGCCGAGATGCGGTTGGCGCTACTGCTGCGCACGGGCTGCGGCCTGTCGACCCGCGAGATCGCCGCCGGGCTGCTGCGCGAGGAGGCGACGGTGGCGCAATGGCTGGTGCGCGCGCGGCGGCGCGTCCACGAGCGCGGGCTGGCGCTCGACATGCCGTCCGCGGCCGAGCTGCCGGCGCGCCTCGCACCGGTCCTCGACGCGCTCTATCTCGCGTTCAACGAGGGCCACGGCGCCAGCGGCGGCGAGGCGCTGGTGCGCGCCGACCTGTGCGGCGAGGCGGTGCGGCTGGCGCGGCTGCTGGCCGGCCATCCCGTCGCCGGCAGGCCGGAGACGCAGGCGCTGGCGGCGCTGCTGCTGTTCCACGCCGCGCGGCTGCCGACCCGCGCCGACGGCGCCGGCGAGATCGTGCTGCTGGCCGAGCAGGACCGCGCGCGCTGGGACCACGCCGCCATCGCCGAGGGGTTCGCCCGGCTGGAACGCGCGGCGGCCGGCGCCCGGCTATCGGAGTTCCACCTGCTGGCGGGCATCGCCGCCGAGCACGCGCGCGCCGCCACCTTCGCGGCGACCGATTGGCGGTCGATCCTCGCCTACTACGACGCCCTGATCGCGGTCGCGCCGTCGCCGGTGCACCGCCTGAACCGCGCCGTGGCGCTGGCCATGGCCGACGGCCCCGCGGCCGGACTGGCCGAGGTCGAGGCGCTGGTGCGCGAGCCGGCACTGACCGGGTACTTCCTGCTGCCGGCGACGCGCGGCGAACTACTGCGCCGGCTCGGCCGGGACGCCGAGGCGGCGGACGCCTTCGCCGAGGCGTCGAGGCTGGCCGCGTCCGCGCCGGCGCGCCGCTTCCTGGACCGCCGGCGCGAGGCGCTCGGCGCCGCCTAGGCCTTGGCCGCGACGATCTCGACCTCGACAAGCATCTCCGGCGCGGCCAGTCCGCTGACCAGCACCAGGGTCGAGGCCGGATACGGATCGTGGACGTACTTGTCGCGCATCGAGCGGTAGGTACCGATGAAACGCCCGTCGGTGAGGTAGGCGTTGACCTTGATGATGTCGGCGTAGCTCATGCCGGCGTTGCGCAGGATCGCGCCGATGTTCTTCCACACCATGTCGCACTGCTTCTCGATGCCGGCCGCGATCTTGCCCTTCGAGTCGACGCCGACCTGGCCGGAGACGTAGAGCAGCCGGCAGCCGGGCGGCAGCTCGACCGCGTGGCTATATTTGCCCGCGAGGGCGACGCCCTTCGGGTTGTGGCGCTTGAACGTCATTTCTGGTTTTCCTCCCCGTCGTCATGAAGGCGGCCGCCGGCTTGGGTCCCGGACTGGTTGCGCCCCGGACTTCGCCGGACTATCTGTGCGCCGTAACGCTCCACCACGCATGACCGAACGGGGATGTAAGCCGTGTCGCGGGCCTTGATCAACCCCGTCCATGTCGTCGGCGGCGGCCTCGCGGGCAGCGAGACCGCCTGGCAGCTGGCGCGCGCCGGCATTCCCGTCGTCATCCACGAGATGCGGCCCGCGCGCGGCACCGAGGCGCACCTCACGGAGTCCCTGGCCGAGCTGGTCTGCTCCAACTCGTTCCGCTCCGACGATTCCGAGCACAACGCGGTCGGGCTGCTGCACGAGGAGATGCGGCGCGCCGGCTCGCTGATCCTGCGCGCCGCCGACACGCACAAGGTCCCGGCCGGCGCCGCTCTGGCGGTCGACCGGCACGGGTTCTCGGCCGCCGTCCAGGCCGCGCTCGAGGCCGAGCCGCTGGTCGAGATCCGCCGCGCCGAGATCGCCGGCCTGCCGCCGGCGGAATGGGACAGCGTCGTCGTGGCGACCGGTCCGCTGACCTCGCCGGCGCTGGCGGGCGCCATCCTCGGGCTCACCGGCGCCGACAACCTCGCCTTCTTCGACGCCATCGCGCCGATCGTCCACAAGGACAGCGATCGACTTCGGCGTCGCCTGGTTCCAGTCGCGCTACGACAAGCCCGGACCCGGCGGCACCGGCGCCGACTACATCAACTGCCCGCTCGACCGCGACCAGTACTTCGCCTTCATCGACGCGCTGATCACCGGCGAGAAGACGGAGTTCAAGCAGTGGGAGAAGGACACGCCGTACTTCGACGGCTGCCTGCCGATCGAGGTGATGGCGGAGCGCGGCCGCGAGACGCTGGCGCACGGACCGATGAAGCCGGTCGGGCTCACCGACCCCCGCACCGGGCGGCGCGCCTTCGCGGTGGTGCAGCTGCGCCAGGACAACGCGCTGGGCACGCTCTACAACATCGTCGGCTTCCAGACCAAGCTGCGCCACGGCGAGCAGACGCGCATCTTCCGCATGATCCCCGGTCTCGAGAAGGCGGAGTTCGCCCGCCTCGGCGGCCTGCACCGCAACACCTTCCTCAACAGCCCGCGCCTGCTCGACGGCGCGCTGCGGCTAAAGGCCGATCCGCGTCTGCGCTTCGCCGGCCAGATCACCGGTTGCGAGGGCTACGTCGAGAGCGCGGCCATCGGCCTGCTGGCCGGCCGCTTCGCCGCCGCCGAGCGCCTCGGGCGACCGGTCGTGGCGCCACCGCCGACGACGGCGTTCGGCGCCATCCTGCGCCACATCACCGGCGGCGCGGTGGCCGACACGTTCCAGCCGATGAACGTGAATTTCGGCCTGTTCCCCGATCTTCCGGCGGTGCCCGGCGCGAAGCGCCCGCTCCGCGGCAAGGAGAAAAAGCTGGCGCTGACGCGCCGCGCGCTGGCCGATCTCGACGCGTGGCTGACGCCGGCGCGGGCGGCGGCGGAGTAGCGGCGCTGCGGACGCGCGGAGGTCGCCATGACGGATGAAGCGCCGGCGCCCCCGCCCAGCGACGTGGCGTTCACGCCGTCGGTCAAGGCGGCGCAGGAGCGGCTGGGATCGCGCGCGCACCATCTGCGGCAGGAGCGCGACCGCCCGTGGGCGACCGGCGTCACGCCGAACCTCGCGGAGTTCCTGGCATTGGTCGACACGTTCTTCCTCGCCACCGCGACGGCCGCCGGCCAGCCCTACATCCAGCACCGCGGCGGGCCGCCCGGTTTCCTGAAGCCGCTCGACGGCCGCACGCTGGGCTTCGCCGATTTCCGCGGCAACCGCCAGTACGTCACGGTCGGCAACCTCGCGGAGAACGACCGCGTCCACATCTTCATCCCCCACCATGCGACGCGGCAGCGCATCAAGCTGTGGGGCGGCGCGCGCATCGTCGAGGACGATGCCGACCTGATGCGCCGCCTCGCCGTGCCGGGCTACGACGCCCGGATCGAGCGCGCGGTGCTGTTCACGGTCGAGGCGTGGGACGTGAACTGCCCGCAGCATATCGTCGCGCGCTACAGCGAGGCGGAGATCGCGCCGGCGGTCGACAAGCTCACCGCCCGCATCCGCGAGCTGGAGGCGGAGAACGCCGCCCTGCGCGCGGCGATGCGCGAACCGGCGCCGTAGCCGACGCCTTCACGGCCCGCCGCGCCGCGTCAGGCGCAGCGCGAGTGGCCGCAGTTGAGGCAGACGTCGCAGCCCTCGCGGTGGGTCAGCGCGGCGGCGCCGCATTGCGGGCACTGCGCGAAGCCGCGCGGCGCGGCGGCGCCTTCCGGGCCGGGCTCGCGCGCGGGGGCGCCGGCGACCAGCGCGATCTTGGCGTCGGCGGGATCGGCGGCGAGCGGCTTCTGGCCCGGCGACAGGAACCCGATCTCGACCATGTGGCGCTCGATCACCGCGCCGATCGCGGCCAGCAGGCTGGGCACGTAGCGGCCGTCCATCCACTGCCCGCCGCGCGGGTCGAACACCGCCTTCAGCTCCTCGACCACGAACGACACGTCGCCGCCCCGGCGGAACACGGCGGAGACCATGCGCGTCAGCGCCACGGTCCAGGCGTAGTGCTCCATGTTCTTGGAATTGATGAAGATCTCGAACGGCCGGCGGCGGCCGTCCTGCACGATGTCGTTGAGCGTGATGTAGATGGCGTGGTCGCTGCCCGGCCATTTGATCTTGTAGGTGCTGCCCGGCAGCTCCTGCGGCCGCTCCAGCGGCTGGGCGATGTAGACGACACCGTCGCGGCTCGCGGGCTTGACCGGGGGCGCGGGCGGCGATCCCGCGGACGGCGCCGCGACGGTCTGCAGCACCGCGCCGGTCACGGCGTTCGGCCGGTAGGTCGTGCAGCCCTTGCAGCCCGCGCGGTACGCCTCGGCGTAGACGTCCCTGAACGCCTCGAACGAGATCGTCTCCGGCAGGTTGATGGTCTTGGAGATCGAGCTGTCGATATGCTTCTGCGCCACCGCCTGCATCGCCAGATGGGCCTCCGGCGTCAGGCCCTGCGCGTCGACGAACGCCGCGGTGGGCACCGCGTCGGCGCCGCGCAGGTGGCGGTAGAGGCGCAGCGCGTAGTCCTCGACCGTCTCCGTCGTCCTCGACCCGTCGGGCTGGATCACGGTGCGGGCGTGCGCGAAGGCGAACACCGGCTCGATGCCCGACGAGACGTTGTCGGCGACCAGCGAGATCGTCCCGGTGGGCGCGATCGAGTTCAGGAGCGCGTTGCGGATGCCGTAGCGGCCGATCGCCGTGCGCACGTCCTCGTCGAGACCGCGCACCGTGGCGCCGGCGAGGAAGCGCGCGCGGTCGAACAGCGGGAACGATCCCTTCTCGGCCGCGAGGTCGGTCGACGCGAGGTACGAAAGGCGCCGCAACGCCGCCAGCCATTCCCCGGTCAACCGCACCGCCTCGGGCGAGCCGTAGGCGACGCCGCACATGATCAGCGCGTCGGCCAGCCCGGTGACGCCGAGACCCATGCGGCGCTTGGCGCGCGCCTCCTCGCGCTGCGACTCCAGGGGAAAGCGCGACAGGTCGATGGCGTTGTCGAGCATGCGCACCGCGAGCGGCACGAGCTCCTCCAGCACCGCCATGTCGAGCGCGGCGTCCGGCGCGAACGGCCGCGCCACGAGCCGCGCCAGATTGATCGACCCCAGCAGGCAGGCGCCGTAGGGCGGCAGGGGCTGCTCGCCGCAAGGATTGGTGGCGCTGATGGTCTCGCAGTACGCGAGGTTGTTGGCGCGGTTGATCCGGTCGATGAAGATCACGCCCGGCTCGGCGACGTCGTAGGTCGCGCGCATGATCCGATCCCACAGCGCGCGCGCCTTGACCGTGCGGAACGTCCGTCCGCCGAAGCTCAGCGCCCAGTCGGCGTCGGCGTCGACCGCCGCCATGAAGGCGTCGGTCATCAGCACCGAGAGGTTGAAATTGCGCAGCCGGCCGGGCTCGCGCTTGGCGTCGACGAACGCCTCGATGTCGGGGTGGTCGCAGCGCAGCGTCGCCATCATGGCGCCGCGGCGGTGGCCCCGCGCTCATGATCGTGCGGCACATCGCGTCCCACACGTCCATGAAGCTGAGCGGGCCCGAGGCGTCGGCGCCGACCCCGCGCACCGGCGCCCCGCGCGGCCGCAGGGTCGAGAAATCGTAGCCGATGCCGCCGCCCTGCTGCATGGTCAGCGCGGCCTCCTTGAGGCTCTCGAAGATGCCGCCCATGTCGTCGGGGATCGTCCCCATGACGAAGCAGTTGAACAGCGTGACGTCGCGGCCACTGCCGGCGCCGGCCAGGATCCGGCCGGCGGGGATGAAGCGGAAGTCGCGCAGCGCGCCGTGGAACCGCTCCGCCCACAGCGCCGGGTCGCGCTCGCCAGTCGCCAGCGCCGTCGCGACGCGCCGCCACGTGTCGTCGACATCGTTGTCCACAGCGGCGCCGTCACCGGCCCGCAGGCGGTACTTCATGTCCCAGATCCGGGTCGCGATCGGGGCCGGGGTCAGAGGGCCGTCGCCCATCGAACGCTCCATGGCGCGGAAACGCGCGACCGGCATGAGTCCGGACGCTTCGTTTCGATGTATTCTAGGTTACGAGGGAGATTAAGCGTACGCCCATGAGGCGGCGTGGTCAATAAAAGTTTCCCGTTTTGTTCTTTTGAGGGCGCGAATTATCAACAGAGTGCGAAGTCGCAACTCGTTGATGAACGGTCGTTTTCCAGAGGCGTCCCCAACGTTTCCCACATCGCGTCGCCGGCTACCGCGTCCCGCTACCGACGTGTCCCGGAACCCGCCGCGAGGCGGCGCGAGCCGGCCTCGATCCGCTCGCGCAGGGTCTCCATGAACGCCTCCCGGCGCAGCCCTGGCGGGATCGGCGGCAGGATTTCGACCTCGATCAAGCCCGGCTTCTTGAGGAAGGTGCGGCGGCCCCAGAACAGCCCGGAATTGAGCGCTACCGGCACGACCGGCAGCTTGAGCTGCGAATACAGCGCGGCGACGCCGGGCTGGTAGGGATGGTCGGCGCCGACCGCCGTCCGCGTTCCCTCGGGAAAGATGAGGATCCGCCGTCCGCCGTCGGCGGCGGCGCGCGCGTCTCGCAGGATGGCGCGCAGCGCCGCCGTCCCCGCCTTGCGGTCGATGCCGACGTTTCCGGCGCGCCACATCATCCAGCCGACGACGGGAATCAGGAACAGCTCGCGCTTGAGCACGATGGCGGCGTCTGGAAACACGACGTTGAACGCCAGCGTCTCCCAGGTCGACTGGTGCTTGGCGGCGACGATGTACGGGCCGTCCGGCAGCCGCCGCGCGCCGTGCACGACATGCCGCAGTCCGCAGGTCCAGCGCAGCAGCAGCAAGGTGCCCCGCACCCAGAGGCGCGCGTAGGCGCGCACGGCCGGCGCCGGCAGCAGCAGCACCGGCAGTCCGACGACGGCCAGCAGCGCCGACCACGCGTAGAAGCCGGCGTTGAAGAGGAGTGATCCGAGATGGTTCATGGCCGTCGCGATCCTAGAGCGCCGGCCGGCGCGCCGCCATCACCCACCGGCGCCGCCGAGATAGGCCGCGACCGCGGCCGCGAGATCGGCGTGGACGGCGACCGGCAGCAAATCGGCCGGCACGCCGGCGGCCTGCGTGGCGGCACCTTTGCCGGTGCGCACCAGAACGCGCGGACAGCCCGCCGCCTTCGCCGCCTGGAGATCGCGCAGATCGTCGCCGATCATCGGCGTCTCGGCCGCCGACGCGCCGAACCGTCGTAACGCCTCGCGCAGCATGCCGGGGTTGGGTTTGCGGCGTTCGCCGGCGCGGTCCGGCGGGTCGACGCATTCGAACACGGCGTCGAGCCGCGCGCCGGCCTCGCGCGCCAGACGTTCGCGCATCTCGAGGTGGATGCGGTCGAGCATGTCCTGGCCGATCACGCCGCGCCCGACGATGGACTGGTTCGTGACGACGGCGACGCGCACGCCGGCCTCGTTCAGCCGCGCGATCGCCGCGGCGGCGCCGGGGATGAGGATCAGCTCGCCCGGCGTCTTGACCGAGTCGGCCCGGTCGACGTTGATCGTGCCGTCCCGATCCAGAAGCACCAGACGGGCCATCCCCGCTCCGTTGTTGTATGGCCATTTCTGGTCATCTACATTCCGGCCAGCAATAAATCTGGTATCGTCGCCCGATGCAAATCACCTGCCCGAACTGCTCGGCGCGCTACATGGTCGATCCGGCGGCGATCGGCGCCAACGGCCGCACGGTCCAGTGTTTCCGATGCGGCCACAAGTGGTTCGAGCGGCCGGCGAGCGCCAAGCCGGCCGACACCGAGGCGGGCGCGACGGCACCGGAACGTCCGGGAGCGCCGCACGCCGCCGAGAAGGCGGTTCCGGACGTCGTCATCCGCCCGGCGAATCCGGCCGAGGCGCCGTCCCTGCCGAGCGTCGCGGTAGAGGAGCGCGGAACGCCGGGTTGGCTCAAGATCGTGATCGGCGCGCTGGTCCTGCTCGCCCTGATCGGCGCCGCCGGCTACCTGCTGCGCAACCAACTCGGACCAACGGGCGGGCAGGCGCCGGGCGCCACGACGGGCAAGAGCGCGAAGACGCCGCCGGGCGGCGGCCCGTGCGCGGCGCCGGGCATCGTGGTCAAAGCCCCCGCCCAGCACGCCTCGATCGAGATCGTCGGCGCCAAGGCGACCGCGATGGCCGGTCCCGACGGCGGACAGACCACGGTGGTCGGCGGCGACATCCTCAACACCGGCGGCGCCGACGTGATGATCTGCCGCCTGTGGTTCGTGTTCAAGGACGGCGCCGGCAAGCCGATCGCGGAGAAGAACTACGCTCTGGCCGAGGGGATCGTGGCGCCGGGCGGCCGCGCGCCGTTCGAGGTCAAGGTCTCCGACGCGCCGAACGGCACCGTGAGCTTCGACCTCGTGGTCGAGGCCGGCGGCTGATCCCAGCCGCGTCCATGCCCGCGCCCGACGCGATCGCCGTCCGCATTCCCGCCGCCGAGATCGCCGCGCGCGTCGAGGCGCTGGCCGGCGAGGTCCGCGCCGCGCTGCCCGACGACACGCTGATCGTGCCGATCCTGACGGGCAGCTTCATCTTCGCGGCCGACCTGGGTGCGCGCGCGCTGGCGCGCGCCGGCGCCGACTGGCCGCTCGATTTCATGACCCTGTCGAGCTACGGCGCCGGCGTGGACTCGCGCGGCCATGTGTCGGTGGTGCGCGACCTGCGCGAGGACGTCGCGG
The genomic region above belongs to Rhodospirillales bacterium and contains:
- the uvrA gene encoding excinuclease ABC subunit UvrA, producing MSKQPPAFRSAAEPHRFISVRGAREHNLKGVDVDLPRDKLIVITGLSGSGKSSLAFDTIYAEGQRRYVESLSAYARQFLELMQKPDVDSIEGLSPAISIEQKTTSRNPRSTVGTVTEIYDYLRLLYARVGVPYSPATGLPIESQTVSQMVDRIKTLPEGTRLYLTAPVVRGRKGEYRKELLEWRKRGFQRVKIDGRFHEIDAAPALDKKLKHDVDVVVDRIVVKPDLGNRIADSLETALELAEGLAVAENADTGERTVFSAKFACPVSGFTIEEIEPRLFSFNAPQGACPACDGLGVKMFFDPDLVVPDDRLSLSEGAVAPWADSSSQYYAQTLESLAKHYKFKMTTAWRELPAKARQAILHGSGAEAVVMRYDDGIRQYQTTKPFEGVIPNMSRRWKETDSSWVREELQRFQNEQPCETCGGDRLRPEALAVKIGGLNVSQVTRFGIGDAVEWFAGLPEKLTSKQREIAARILKEINERLGFLNNVGLSYLNLNRASGTLSGGESQRIRLASQIGSGLTGVLYVLDEPSIGLHQRDNDRLLKTLTRLRDLGNTVIVVEHDEDAIRAADHLVDMGPAAGAHGGRIVAEGTPAEVMRNPESLTGQYLSGFRQIEVPRQRRRGDPKRTLTIRGASANNLQGVTARFPLGTFICVTGVSGSGKSTLIVETLYKALAKRLNGARETAAAHERLDGVEHLDKVIDIDQSPIGRTPRSNPATYTGAFGPIRDWFAQLPESTARGYKPGRFSFNVKGGRCEACQGDGIIKIEMHFLPDVYVQCDVCKGRRYNRETLEVLFKGKSVAEVLEMTVDEGCEFFKAVPVIRDKLLTLQQVGLGYIHIGQQATTLSGGEAQRVKLSKELSRRATGRTLYILDEPTTGLHFDDVRKLLEVLHRLVETGNTVLVIEHNLEVIKTADWIVDLGPDGGAGGGRVVAEGTPEDVAGVAESFTGQYLAPHLRRTAPPASTPARKRA
- a CDS encoding zinc-ribbon domain-containing protein yields the protein MQITCPNCSARYMVDPAAIGANGRTVQCFRCGHKWFERPASAKPADTEAGATAPERPGAPHAAEKAVPDVVIRPANPAEAPSLPSVAVEERGTPGWLKIVIGALVLLALIGAAGYLLRNQLGPTGGQAPGATTGKSAKTPPGGGPCAAPGIVVKAPAQHASIEIVGAKATAMAGPDGGQTTVVGGDILNTGGADVMICRLWFVFKDGAGKPIAEKNYALAEGIVAPGGRAPFEVKVSDAPNGTVSFDLVVEAGG
- a CDS encoding 1-acyl-sn-glycerol-3-phosphate acyltransferase; the encoded protein is MNHLGSLLFNAGFYAWSALLAVVGLPVLLLPAPAVRAYARLWVRGTLLLLRWTCGLRHVVHGARRLPDGPYIVAAKHQSTWETLAFNVVFPDAAIVLKRELFLIPVVGWMMWRAGNVGIDRKAGTAALRAILRDARAAADGGRRILIFPEGTRTAVGADHPYQPGVAALYSQLKLPVVPVALNSGLFWGRRTFLKKPGLIEVEILPPIPPGLRREAFMETLRERIEAGSRRLAAGSGTRR
- a CDS encoding GNAT family N-acetyltransferase produces the protein MALRIGDLDPTHAGAAHALTTAVGWTHRLEDWVSALAVGRGLGAFDDDGTPRGALMWFPYGSAFATIGMVAVDPAVHRGGVGRALMDRAVADAGGRSLILVSTAAGRRLYESLGFRVIGANAAHVGVAAATAPADGVEAGGAHDTPALVALDAAAQGYPREALVSALARDGEIAVVREDGVPIAFAICRLFGKGRQVGPVIARDEGQARLLIAWFLARHAGRTLRIDVPADHPALAAWLVGLGFPRGGESPFMVRGDAPSPTGPARRYALVSQAMC
- a CDS encoding HAD-IIIA family hydrolase, which translates into the protein MARLVLLDRDGTINVDRADSVKTPGELILIPGAAAAIARLNEAGVRVAVVTNQSIVGRGVIGQDMLDRIHLEMRERLAREAGARLDAVFECVDPPDRAGERRKPNPGMLREALRRFGASAAETPMIGDDLRDLQAAKAAGCPRVLVRTGKGAATQAAGVPADLLPVAVHADLAAAVAAYLGGAGG
- a CDS encoding RidA family protein; translation: MTFKRHNPKGVALAGKYSHAVELPPGCRLLYVSGQVGVDSKGKIAAGIEKQCDMVWKNIGAILRNAGMSYADIIKVNAYLTDGRFIGTYRSMRDKYVHDPYPASTLVLVSGLAAPEMLVEVEIVAAKA
- a CDS encoding pyridoxamine 5'-phosphate oxidase family protein, with the translated sequence MTDEAPAPPPSDVAFTPSVKAAQERLGSRAHHLRQERDRPWATGVTPNLAEFLALVDTFFLATATAAGQPYIQHRGGPPGFLKPLDGRTLGFADFRGNRQYVTVGNLAENDRVHIFIPHHATRQRIKLWGGARIVEDDADLMRRLAVPGYDARIERAVLFTVEAWDVNCPQHIVARYSEAEIAPAVDKLTARIRELEAENAALRAAMREPAP
- a CDS encoding transcription initiation protein yields the protein MAKFMLLLRDDPKAFTALSPAEMQAIIGKYRAWAQGLRERGQLAGSDKLRDDPGKVLRHAGTRVAVKDGPYAESKELIGGYFVVEAADYAAAVEIARECPHIRPGATGTIEVRQIQEM
- a CDS encoding sigma-70 family RNA polymerase sigma factor; the encoded protein is MGALVDRLFRRESARIVATLARALGPRHLDVAEDVTQQALLQALRTWPFRGAPDDPAAWLYTVARRLAVDAARRDAILRRHADSIERELSARAPAAPEARFADELADDELRLLFMCAHPALSAEMRLALLLRTGCGLSTREIAAGLLREEATVAQWLVRARRRVHERGLALDMPSAAELPARLAPVLDALYLAFNEGHGASGGEALVRADLCGEAVRLARLLAGHPVAGRPETQALAALLLFHAARLPTRADGAGEIVLLAEQDRARWDHAAIAEGFARLERAAAGARLSEFHLLAGIAAEHARAATFAATDWRSILAYYDALIAVAPSPVHRLNRAVALAMADGPAAGLAEVEALVREPALTGYFLLPATRGELLRRLGRDAEAADAFAEASRLAASAPARRFLDRRREALGAA